CGGCGGGTTCCTCATCGGCATGCCCGCCCATGACTATCTGCGCTCCGCCGAGGCCATTGTGCGGGGCCAGCTTCTTGCGGCGGAACGGTACCGCCCGGACGGATTGCCGGTGGTCTTCGATCTCCAGGTGGAGGCGGAGGCCCTGGGCTGCCGTTTGGCCTGGGCGGAGGATGTGCCGCCGTCGGTGGTGTCGCACCCGCTGGAGCATCTGGCGGACATCACCGCCCTGCCGGAACTGTCCTTTGACGCGGGGCGCTTCCCCGTCATCGCGGCGGCCACGAAGGGGCTGGTGGAGAAGGCGGGGGACGACCTCGCCCTCTACGGGCTGATCACCGGGCCCTTCACGCTCCTCTCGCACCTGCGCGGCGGCGAGCTGTTCCTCGACCTGCTCACGGACCCGGACGGCGTGCGCGCGGCCATGGACCGCTGCGCGGACATCGCGCTGCGCTGCGCGCGGTTCTACCTGGACCTCGGCGTCCCCGTCGTCGCCGTGGTGGACCCCATGACCAGCCAGGTCTCGACGGGGCACTTCACGGAGTTCATCGCCCCGGCGCTCGACCGGGTCTTCACGGGCGTGCGCGCCCGGGGGGGGTACTCCTCGCTCTTCGTGTGCGGCGACGCGACGCGGAACCTGGGCGCCATGTGCGCGACGGCGTGCGACAACGTCTCGATTGACGAGAACATTTCGCTGGTGGCGCTGCGCGAGCACGCGGCGCACTACCGCAAGTCCTACGGCGGGAACATGCGCCTGACGACGGTGCTGCTCATGGGAACGCCCGACGACGCGAAGCTCGACGCGATCCGCTGCCTCGACGAGGGCTACGGCCCGGGCTTCCTCCTCGCGCCGGGCTGCGACCTGCCCTACGCCACGCCGGAGGGCAACCTGCGCGTCGTCGCCGACATGGCCCGCGACCCCTACCTGCGCGACATCGCCCGCGTGGCGGCGCAGGCGAGCGCGGACGCCTTCGACGACATCGTCCTGCCGGACTACGCCCAGGAGATTGGGATCACCGTGGACTGCGTCACCCTCGACTCCGCGGCCTGCGCCCCCTGCCAGTACATGCTCGACGCGGCGGTGCGCGCCGCCGAGCGCGCCCAGGCCCCCGTGCGCGTGAAGGAACACAAGATCAAAAACCGCGCCGGCGTCGGCATGATGTGCCGCCTCGGCCTCAAGAACATCCCGGCCCTCTGCCTCGACGGGCAGCCCCGGTTCATCTCCATCATCCCGGACATTGACACGCTCGTGGCGGCCATTGAGGACGCCTGGCGCGCGAAGAAGAAACGCTGACCCGGCCCGCGCCCCCGCGCGCCGAAAGGAGTCCCCCATGACCGCTGTCGCACTGGTCCTTGCCGCCCTGCTGGTGCCCCTCGACGACACCGCCGCCGTCCGCCTGACCGCCGGCCACCAGGTCCTCCAGCGCGACGCCGCCGGCGTGGCCGCCTGCGTGGTCGAGCTGCCCGCCGAGCTCTTCGCGGGCGAGACCGTGGAATACTCCGTCGCGCGCCCCGGCGCGGACTCCGTCCGGGACGCGATCCGCGTGGCCCAGGACCCCGAGCGCGGGCGCGCGGGGCTGCTGCTGAAAAACCTGCCCGCGGGCGGCCCCTATGACATCGAGGTCCTCGCCCGGGGCATGGACGGCAAGGAGACCTTCCGCGCCGCCTTCCAGGGCGTGCTCGTGGGCGACCTGTGGGTCCTCGCCGGGCAGTCCAACATGCAGGGCGCCGCGCCCGTGCCCGGCCCGCAGACGCCGCACCCGCTCGTCGCCATGCTCGGCATGGACAACGCGTGGCGTCCCGCCGCCGCGCCCACCCACCGCATCGTCGAGTCGGACGCGCCGGTGATGAAGGCGCTGCTGCTGAACCGCGGCGGCTACAAGTCGGAGGAGGACATTCTCGCGGCGCGCAAGGCGAGCCGGGAGGGCACGCCCTGGGGCGGCGCGGGCTGCGACGTCTTCTTCGCCGAGTTCCTGGCCAACGAGGCCGGGGTGCCCGTGGGCCTCATCCCCTGCGCCTTCGGCGGCACCTCGCTCGACGAGTGGAGCCCCGCCCTGCTCGACAAGGGCGAAGAGAGCCTCTACGGGAACATGGCCGCCCAGGTGAAGCGCGCGGGCGGGAAGGTCCGCGGCATGCTCTGGTACCAGGGCGAGTCCGACAGCGCCCCGGGCGTGTGCGACACCTATTTCGACCGCTTCAAGACCTTCGTCGAGTCCGTCCGCCGCGACACCGGCAACCCCGACCTCGCCGTGTTCACCGTGCAGATCGGCCGCGTCGTCGTGCTGGCGCCCGAGACGGCTTTGGGCTGGAACAAGGTCCGCGAGCAGCAGCGCCGCGCCGCCCGGGAGTTCCCCGGCGTCTACATGACGGCGGCCAACGACCTCCAGATGAGCGACGGCATCCACATGGGGTGGGAGGGCCACCGCGTCCTCGGCGGGCGCCTGGGCCGCATGGTCCTGCCGCTTGTGCGCGACGGCGCGGCGGTCCGGCGCGGCCCCGACTTCGAGAAGGCGCAGTTCGCCAACGAGGCCCGCACGGAAATCTGGGTGGACTGCTCCAACGTCACCGGCGACCTTAACGGCGGCGGCGGCATTATGCGCGGCTTCGCCGTGTCCGCCACGGCGGAAGAGCCCGGCCGCGACGTCTTCTTCGCCGTGCAGACCGTGCCCGGCGTCCCCGGACGCCTCCTCCTGCGCACCGGCGCGCCCCTGGCCCCGGAGACCCTTCTCAGCTACGGCATGGGCCTCAATCCGGCGGTCAACGTGGTGGACGCGGACAACCTGCCCCTGCCCGCCTTCGGCCCCGCGGCCATAGAGCCCTTCGCGCCGCCCGCGGGCTGAGGGATGAGGCGGCTCCCCGCTGGAGGGGGAGCGATGGCGCGGAAGTCGGGCGCGGCAAGCGGCGCCCCTACGGGCGGAACGCCCGGTCTCTTCGTGTATGCCCACGGCGCGCGCATGTAGGGGCGCCGCTTGCTGCGCCCTATGTGCGCATGCTCTGGGCACATGCGAAGACACCGGATATTCCGCCCGTAGGGGCGCCGCTTGCTGCGCCCTGGCGCGGACACGAAGACCGTCCGGTTGCGTCCGCCGCGTCACGCGGCAGGATCACCCGCCCGCCTCCTCCGGCGTCTCCGTTTCCGGCGCGGGCGCATCCTCCTCCCCGGTTTCCGGGGCGGCCTCCGGTGCGGGCGCATCCTTCTCTCCGGTCTCCGGCGCGGGCGGGGCCTCGGGGGCGAAGCCGCCAAGGGCCTCCTGGAACCCCGGCGTCTCGCGCAGGGCGGCGAGGTCGGGGTCGAGCAGGGCCTCGCGGCGCAAAGCGTCGGAGCGGCGCGTGGCCAGGGGGAGCCATTCGAGGGCCTTCTCGTTCATGCCGCCGAGGGCGTAGAGGCAGGCGAGGTTGTAGGCGGGCTTCGGGTTTTCCGGGTCGAGCTCGTGGGCGGCCAGATAATGTTCCTCCGCCTCGGCGAGCCGCCCGAGCTGCACCAGCAGGTTCGCGTAGTTGTTGTGCGCGGCGATGTCGTCCGGGTCCAGCTCCAGCGCGCGCAGGGCGTGCTCCTCCGCCTCGGGGTACTTTTCCTGAAGCCGCAGCACGACCGCCAGGCTGTTGTGCGGGCGCGCCCAGTCCGGCTCGAGCGCGATGGCCCGGCGCAGCTCCTCCGCCGCCTCCTCCAGCCGGTCCGCCGACCGCGCCACCAGGCTGCCCAGGGAGGCGTGGGGCCAGCTCCAGTCCGGCTCCGCCATGGCGGCCCGGCGGTAGAGCGCCTCCGCGGCCGACGGGCTCCCCTCGCGCTGAAGCTGCACCGCGGTCACATAGAGCGCCCCCGGGTCGTCCAGCCCGTGCTCCTCGGCGGCCGCCGCCGCGATGCGCACGGCGGACCGGGTGTCGTCGCGCCAGGCCGCCGGATCCTCCGCGAGGAGGTCCAGCGCGTAATCCACGCGGTCTCCGGGCGCCGCCGCCGGGGCCGGCGCGCCGCCCGGCCACTGGCGGCAGACAAGCACCCCCGCCGCGAGAAGCAGCGCCGCAAAAGCGATTTTCCACGCGACACGCACCGGTCGCACTCCTGTGCCCGGAAAGCCGGGCGGGTCCCCCTGGACACGCCCGGTCTTCCCCCTGTCAGTGTACTATACCCGCGCGCGCCGCGTGCGTGTCAGGGGAAGGGGCGCGCAAAAATGGACGAGATGGACAGAATGGACGGTATGGACAGAATGGACGGTATGGACAGAATGGACGAAATGGACAGGGTGGACACGGTGGACCAAGGGGCCCGCCCCCCCCGCCGGTCCATCTCGTCCATCTCGTCCATATCGTCCATTCTGTCCATTCCGTCCATCGTGTCCACTCCCGTTCTTCCCGCGCCGACTGGATTCTTTCTTTTCGCTGGGCTATGCTTTGGGGCGGCGTTCCGGCCTCCGCCGCACGGGTGCGGCGGAGGCGCGGACTCGCCGCAACTTAGGGAGACGACCGACATGTCCGGCAGCCACGACCCCTCCAGCCCCACCCGGCGGGCCTTCCTCCAGCGCACCACGACCACGGCGGCGGCGGCCGCGGGGGTGTTCTCGGTGCTTTCGCGCGCGGCGCGGGCCGACGCGGCGGCGCCGCTGAAACTCGGGCTGGTGGGCTGCGGGCGGCGCGGCACGGGCGCGGTGATGAACGCCCTGGACGCGGACCCCAATGTGACGCTGGTGGCGATGGGCGACCTGTTCCCCGACCAGATGGCGAAGGCGCGGGAGAAGTTCGCGGCGCGGGCGGATCGCGTGAAGGTGACGGACGAGACCTGCTTCACGGGCTTCGACGCGGCGGACAAAGTGGCGGCGTGCGACGTGGACGTGGTGATGCTCTGCGAACCGCCCGGCTTCCGGCCCGCGCACTTCCAGGCCGCCGTGGAGGCGGGCCGCCATGTGTTCATGGAAAAGCCCGGGGCCGTGTGCCCCGCGGGCGTGCGCTCCGTGCTGGCGTCGGCGGCGCTGGCGGACCAGAAGGGCCTGTGCGTCGTGGCGGGCACCCAGCGCCGCCACCAGAAGCCCTACCAGGAGGTCATCAGGCGCCTCCAGGACGGGGCCGTCGGCGACATCGTGTCCGCGAGCTGCTACTGGATCGGCGACTACGGGTACTACCCGGCGGTGCTCCGGCAGGACGGCTGGTCGGACGTGGAGGCCCAGATCCGCAACTGGAACTACCATGCGTGGCTCTCGGGCGACCACATCGTGGAGCAGCACCTGCACAACATTGACGTGATCCACTGGGTGCTCGGCCAGAACCCGGTCAAGTGCCTCGGCATGGGCGGCCGCCAGCAGCGCACGGGCCCGGAGTTCGGCCACATCTACGACCATTTCTCCGTGGAGTTCGAGTATCCGGGCGGCGTGCTGGTGCAGAGCCTCTGCCGCCAGATGCAGGACACCGAGGGCCGGGTGAACGAGCACGTCGTCGGCACGAAGGGCGCCGCGGTGCCCGGCAACAGCATCCGCGGCGGCAGGAAGCCCTACACCTTCCGGGGCGACGCGTCGGACCCCTATGTGCAGGAGCACGCGGACCTCTACGCGGCCATCCGCTCGGGCAACCGGATCACCGAGGCGCACGCCCTGGCCCAGAGCACCCTGGCCGCCGTCATGGGCCGCATGTCCGCCTACACCGGCCAGACCGTGACCTGGGACTTCGCGCTCAACCAGAGCACGCTCGATCTGACGCCCAAGAACCAGGCCTTCGGCGACCTGCCCCAGGCCCCGGTTGCCATGCCGGGGGTGACCCCGCTGGTGTGAGGGCGTGACACGCCCGGCCCCGATGCGGTACCATGCGCCCATGGCCGAGCATGTGCTGGAAATGCGGAACGTGACCAAGCGGTTCCCCGGCGTGACCGCGCTGGACGGCGTGTGTCTGGCCGTGCGGCCCGGGGAAATCCATGCGCTGGTGGGGGAGAACGGCGCGGGCAAGTCCACGCTCATGAAGATCCTCGCCGGGGCCCAGCCCATGGACGGGGGAGAGATTCTCCTGGACGGCATGCCCGTCCATATCCGCACGCCCCACGACGCGCAGGCCCTCGGGATCAGCATGATCCACCAGGAGTTCAACCTGGTCCCCCGCCTGAGCGTGGCGGAGAACATGTTCCTCGGCCGCCTGCCGTCGCGCGGCACGCCGCGCCGCGTGGACTGGCGCCGGGCATACGCCGGGGCCGGCGACGTGCTTGCCCGCATCGGCGCGGAGATTGACCCGCGCCGCCCCGTGGGCGAGCTGAGCATCGCCCAGCGGCAGATGGTGGAGATCGCCAAGGCCCTCACGGTCAACGCGCGCATCCTCGTCATGGACGAGCCGTCGGCCACGCTGACGGACCACGAGCTGCGCGCCCTCTTCCGCCTCATCCGCGAACTGCGGCGGCAGGACATCGCCGTCGTCTACATTTCCCACCGGCTGGAGGAGCTGTTCGAGATCGCCGACCGTGTCACCGTCATGCGCGACGGGGCCTGGGTCGGCACGCACGACGTCTGCGACCTCACCCGCGAGGACGTCATCCAGAAGATGGTGGGCCGCGAGCTGGCGAATGAATACCCCGTGAGCCCCCGGCCCCGCGGACCCGAGCGCCTGCGCGTCGAGGGGCTGTCCCGGCCCGGCGCCTTCGAGGACGTGTCGTTCACCCTGCACGCGGGCGAGATCCTCGGCCTCACCGGCCTCGTGGGCGCGGGGCGCACCGAGGTCGCCCGGGCGGTCTTCGGCGCGGACCGCGCGGCGCGCGGCGCGGTGTTCCTCGACGGCGCCCCGGCGCGCATCCGGTCCCCGCGCGACGCCGTCCGCCTGGGCGTCGCCCTGCTCACAGAGGACCGCAAGGGGCAGGGCCTCGTGCTGAACATGTCCGTCCGCGAGAATGTGACCCTGTCCAACCTGGGCGCCCTGGGGCCGGGGCCCCTGCTGCTGCCGGGCCGCGAGCGCGAACCCGCCGCGCGGCTGTCCGAAGAGCTTCAGGTGAAAACCCCGTCCATCGAGCAGGCCGTGCGCTTCCTCAGCGGCGGAAACCAGCAGAAGGTCGTGCTGGCCAAGTGGCTCTTCACCGGCGCGCGCGTGCTCATTTTCGACGAGCCGACCCGCGGCATAGACGTGGGGGCCAAGGCGGAGATCTACCGCCTCATTGACCGTCTCGCCGCCGGGGGCGCGGCCCTCCTGGTGATTTCCAGCGAGCTGCCCGAAATCCTCGGCATCTGCGACCGCATCCTCGTCATGCACGAGGGCCGCCTGCGCGGGGAACTCCCCCGCGAAGGCACCACCCAGGAGGACATCATGCGCCTGGCAACGGGGGGGTAGGGGAGTCTGGAGTCTGGAGTCCAGAGTCTGGAGGAAGAGGGGAGAGGGGAACATCGGACCGATCGGTCGGATCCGACGGATCAGTCGGAGGGAGGGCGTTGGTCCGGCCTGTCTGACCTGTCCGACCCGTCCGACCCGTCTGACCCGTCCGACCTATCCGACCTGTCCGACCCGTCCGACCCGTCCGACCCGTCCGGCCTGTCTGACCTGTCCGCCGCCTTTGCCGGCCGTCTCTC
This region of Candidatus Hydrogenedentota bacterium genomic DNA includes:
- a CDS encoding sugar ABC transporter ATP-binding protein, with the protein product MAEHVLEMRNVTKRFPGVTALDGVCLAVRPGEIHALVGENGAGKSTLMKILAGAQPMDGGEILLDGMPVHIRTPHDAQALGISMIHQEFNLVPRLSVAENMFLGRLPSRGTPRRVDWRRAYAGAGDVLARIGAEIDPRRPVGELSIAQRQMVEIAKALTVNARILVMDEPSATLTDHELRALFRLIRELRRQDIAVVYISHRLEELFEIADRVTVMRDGAWVGTHDVCDLTREDVIQKMVGRELANEYPVSPRPRGPERLRVEGLSRPGAFEDVSFTLHAGEILGLTGLVGAGRTEVARAVFGADRAARGAVFLDGAPARIRSPRDAVRLGVALLTEDRKGQGLVLNMSVRENVTLSNLGALGPGPLLLPGREREPAARLSEELQVKTPSIEQAVRFLSGGNQQKVVLAKWLFTGARVLIFDEPTRGIDVGAKAEIYRLIDRLAAGGAALLVISSELPEILGICDRILVMHEGRLRGELPREGTTQEDIMRLATGG
- a CDS encoding Gfo/Idh/MocA family oxidoreductase, with the protein product MSGSHDPSSPTRRAFLQRTTTTAAAAAGVFSVLSRAARADAAAPLKLGLVGCGRRGTGAVMNALDADPNVTLVAMGDLFPDQMAKAREKFAARADRVKVTDETCFTGFDAADKVAACDVDVVMLCEPPGFRPAHFQAAVEAGRHVFMEKPGAVCPAGVRSVLASAALADQKGLCVVAGTQRRHQKPYQEVIRRLQDGAVGDIVSASCYWIGDYGYYPAVLRQDGWSDVEAQIRNWNYHAWLSGDHIVEQHLHNIDVIHWVLGQNPVKCLGMGGRQQRTGPEFGHIYDHFSVEFEYPGGVLVQSLCRQMQDTEGRVNEHVVGTKGAAVPGNSIRGGRKPYTFRGDASDPYVQEHADLYAAIRSGNRITEAHALAQSTLAAVMGRMSAYTGQTVTWDFALNQSTLDLTPKNQAFGDLPQAPVAMPGVTPLV
- a CDS encoding sialate O-acetylesterase; translated protein: MTAVALVLAALLVPLDDTAAVRLTAGHQVLQRDAAGVAACVVELPAELFAGETVEYSVARPGADSVRDAIRVAQDPERGRAGLLLKNLPAGGPYDIEVLARGMDGKETFRAAFQGVLVGDLWVLAGQSNMQGAAPVPGPQTPHPLVAMLGMDNAWRPAAAPTHRIVESDAPVMKALLLNRGGYKSEEDILAARKASREGTPWGGAGCDVFFAEFLANEAGVPVGLIPCAFGGTSLDEWSPALLDKGEESLYGNMAAQVKRAGGKVRGMLWYQGESDSAPGVCDTYFDRFKTFVESVRRDTGNPDLAVFTVQIGRVVVLAPETALGWNKVREQQRRAAREFPGVYMTAANDLQMSDGIHMGWEGHRVLGGRLGRMVLPLVRDGAAVRRGPDFEKAQFANEARTEIWVDCSNVTGDLNGGGGIMRGFAVSATAEEPGRDVFFAVQTVPGVPGRLLLRTGAPLAPETLLSYGMGLNPAVNVVDADNLPLPAFGPAAIEPFAPPAG
- a CDS encoding uroporphyrinogen decarboxylase, with product MTGKELVLAAFRRETTPRVPWVPFVGVHGGFLIGMPAHDYLRSAEAIVRGQLLAAERYRPDGLPVVFDLQVEAEALGCRLAWAEDVPPSVVSHPLEHLADITALPELSFDAGRFPVIAAATKGLVEKAGDDLALYGLITGPFTLLSHLRGGELFLDLLTDPDGVRAAMDRCADIALRCARFYLDLGVPVVAVVDPMTSQVSTGHFTEFIAPALDRVFTGVRARGGYSSLFVCGDATRNLGAMCATACDNVSIDENISLVALREHAAHYRKSYGGNMRLTTVLLMGTPDDAKLDAIRCLDEGYGPGFLLAPGCDLPYATPEGNLRVVADMARDPYLRDIARVAAQASADAFDDIVLPDYAQEIGITVDCVTLDSAACAPCQYMLDAAVRAAERAQAPVRVKEHKIKNRAGVGMMCRLGLKNIPALCLDGQPRFISIIPDIDTLVAAIEDAWRAKKKR
- a CDS encoding tetratricopeptide repeat protein, with amino-acid sequence MRVAWKIAFAALLLAAGVLVCRQWPGGAPAPAAAPGDRVDYALDLLAEDPAAWRDDTRSAVRIAAAAAEEHGLDDPGALYVTAVQLQREGSPSAAEALYRRAAMAEPDWSWPHASLGSLVARSADRLEEAAEELRRAIALEPDWARPHNSLAVVLRLQEKYPEAEEHALRALELDPDDIAAHNNYANLLVQLGRLAEAEEHYLAAHELDPENPKPAYNLACLYALGGMNEKALEWLPLATRRSDALRREALLDPDLAALRETPGFQEALGGFAPEAPPAPETGEKDAPAPEAAPETGEEDAPAPETETPEEAGG